The following are encoded together in the Desulfococcus multivorans genome:
- a CDS encoding DUF4157 domain-containing protein — protein sequence MLRQYQLRVAPANDQYESEADEMARRVAAIPEHRADQQEAGIAEQVTPLVQRRETPDEEKEIQPRRIQRQTESDEEQEIQAKRIQRQAESEEAEEIQARRIQRQTESDEEKEIQAKRIQRQTESEEEEEIQPRRIQRQAENEEAEEIQPRRIQRQELEAGEEDLQTRSARPDREGRLSPQMEERIQQLMQGGGRPLDKETRDYFEPRFGADFGQIRVHDDAEAARIAGQMNSRAFTQGRHIFFGQGQYQPQTSAGRDLLAHELTHTIQQGAAATTGRQRQQPIQRDVIQRANGENGGGSSGSSSDVIAASSDGSLEVSSDPLPGRRLPRIHMAALSLPAFKYDEYLLSKYQPANQGNRLYRDHRYQSASRPRDASGKWDGAMTPGSQPSTPANPLLGLDQTTVYTIRFKRGGGDAGYHGTASELISSIKRPKWNASGAFQEFEVDHIVELQVSGAYPGNWGWAHGSDVFSEDGNVILLDASTNNQSGSLIDQYIRRSISRKHGSVTLAEGAGDTRYNDVEKIRTLNERAILERYNIYFKDFSKGGGNSGTRVKYWTWGQIQRGEHFQVFNRPRTGRNIEIIDINNPNPANPILSPHRGISEEISGSDQQVVIYGRNNALYRAILPVPAEKKPLTTQQSWNVGAARKDQIAGFSISEITFNPDVNATSKGQIGGYYFIRYGRGGRNRQYNLEGGAEQPRNFLSIDRIGTYQYAGAVNQSSFDAHRPELSVPDASPIQITNIGIEPEKGVFIQGKLLPTIPLIQQADIDVFVEGGELSIQKTFDIGEFTIPGPVDVTASSVTLGVSTAQGLFVNGSMDFEINRLGTGNIRGGARTGIPGGRQGGFQLGGEFNFDTELFDPARIEMWYADEAFGARGTIGIPSGRINGIRSAAFTIGYENDTITASGTAQFAAPGIQNAGLSLTYSEEEGLMIGGSLQLGEVPGLRSGSLEAEVQRRPDGGYKVSATGTAQPAIPGINSQVRLSYDDGIFDANVTAAYSRGMLSGELTLGATNRPVDPESNQPTGDPEPANVRAYGGGQVTVQLTPWLQGTVGITLLPNAEIELRGEIALPNTVDLFPRRLVEKNIFTINIDIPIVGVAVAGQRIGIFATIGGGVDVSAGFGPGQLRELSLGITYNPDHEDQTHVTGRGQLYVPADAGLRLFVRGGIGAGIPVVSATAGLEVSGELGLQGALEANVNVGWMPTRGLEIDANAGIFVEPRLRLSVDAYVDVSADLWLTTIELYNERWNLAAVEYGSNLRFGINFPIHYREGEPFDVSLDDVEFTVPDIDARSLITGVLDQF from the coding sequence ATGTTGCGGCAATATCAGCTGCGTGTCGCGCCCGCCAACGACCAGTACGAGTCCGAAGCGGACGAGATGGCACGGCGTGTGGCCGCCATACCCGAACATCGCGCTGATCAACAGGAAGCCGGAATCGCTGAACAGGTCACCCCTCTTGTTCAACGCCGGGAAACGCCTGACGAAGAGAAAGAAATCCAGCCCAGACGCATCCAGCGGCAGACGGAAAGCGACGAAGAGCAAGAAATCCAGGCCAAACGCATCCAGCGGCAGGCGGAAAGCGAAGAAGCGGAGGAAATCCAGGCCAGACGCATCCAGCGGCAGACGGAAAGCGACGAAGAGAAAGAAATCCAGGCCAAACGCATCCAGCGGCAGACGGAAAGCGAAGAAGAGGAGGAAATCCAGCCCAGACGCATCCAGCGGCAGGCGGAAAACGAAGAAGCGGAGGAAATCCAGCCCAGACGCATCCAGCGGCAGGAACTCGAGGCGGGAGAAGAGGATCTGCAGACCCGCTCCGCTCGGCCGGACAGGGAAGGGCGTCTCTCACCGCAAATGGAGGAACGCATCCAGCAATTGATGCAGGGCGGCGGTCGTCCCCTGGACAAAGAAACGCGCGACTACTTCGAACCGCGCTTCGGGGCCGATTTCGGTCAGATCCGGGTTCACGATGATGCGGAAGCCGCTCGAATCGCCGGTCAGATGAACTCCCGGGCGTTCACCCAGGGACGGCACATCTTCTTCGGGCAGGGGCAATATCAACCCCAGACCAGCGCCGGTCGCGATCTGCTCGCGCATGAACTGACCCACACCATTCAACAGGGTGCAGCCGCTACAACAGGCCGGCAACGGCAACAACCCATCCAGCGCGATGTCATCCAGCGCGCCAATGGTGAAAACGGCGGCGGATCATCCGGGAGTTCCTCGGATGTAATCGCGGCGTCGAGTGACGGTTCATTGGAAGTGAGCAGTGACCCGCTTCCGGGCAGACGATTGCCGCGCATCCATATGGCTGCTCTGTCATTACCCGCTTTTAAATACGACGAATATTTGTTGTCGAAATATCAGCCGGCAAATCAAGGCAATCGTCTGTACCGTGATCACCGCTATCAATCCGCAAGCCGTCCACGTGATGCGAGCGGCAAGTGGGACGGCGCCATGACGCCCGGATCACAACCGTCGACTCCGGCAAATCCATTGCTCGGACTTGATCAGACAACCGTATACACGATCCGCTTTAAACGAGGTGGGGGAGACGCAGGGTATCATGGAACGGCGAGCGAATTGATCTCAAGCATCAAGCGTCCGAAGTGGAACGCATCCGGCGCATTCCAGGAATTCGAAGTAGACCACATTGTCGAATTGCAGGTCTCCGGTGCTTATCCGGGGAACTGGGGGTGGGCGCACGGGAGCGATGTTTTTTCAGAAGACGGCAACGTCATCCTGCTCGACGCTTCAACCAACAACCAGAGCGGTAGTCTGATCGACCAGTATATCAGGAGATCCATCAGCAGGAAACACGGTAGCGTGACGCTCGCAGAGGGGGCCGGTGATACCCGATATAACGATGTCGAGAAAATTCGCACCTTGAATGAAAGAGCGATTCTTGAAAGGTACAATATCTATTTCAAGGATTTCAGCAAGGGCGGCGGAAATAGCGGAACACGCGTCAAATACTGGACATGGGGACAGATACAGCGCGGAGAGCATTTTCAGGTGTTCAACCGCCCTCGCACCGGGCGGAACATCGAAATCATAGATATTAACAATCCAAACCCGGCCAATCCAATCCTGTCGCCGCATCGGGGCATCAGCGAAGAAATATCGGGATCAGACCAGCAAGTTGTCATCTATGGGCGCAACAACGCGCTTTATCGAGCTATTCTACCGGTTCCGGCAGAGAAAAAGCCTCTGACAACCCAGCAGAGTTGGAATGTGGGTGCCGCACGGAAAGATCAGATCGCAGGATTTTCCATCAGTGAAATCACTTTCAATCCCGATGTCAATGCGACCTCAAAGGGGCAAATCGGTGGGTATTATTTTATCCGATATGGTCGCGGCGGCAGGAATCGCCAATACAATCTGGAAGGCGGCGCTGAACAGCCGCGCAATTTCCTGAGCATTGACAGGATCGGCACCTATCAGTACGCCGGTGCCGTCAATCAAAGTTCATTCGATGCTCACCGCCCTGAACTCAGCGTGCCCGATGCGAGTCCCATTCAAATTACGAACATCGGCATCGAACCTGAAAAGGGTGTTTTCATTCAGGGCAAATTGTTGCCGACCATCCCTCTCATCCAACAGGCGGATATCGATGTGTTTGTCGAGGGTGGTGAACTGAGCATCCAGAAGACCTTTGACATCGGCGAGTTCACCATACCGGGCCCTGTCGACGTTACTGCGTCAAGCGTCACGTTGGGCGTCAGCACCGCACAAGGCCTGTTTGTCAACGGCTCGATGGATTTTGAAATTAACCGACTGGGCACCGGGAATATTCGAGGTGGGGCAAGGACCGGCATTCCGGGCGGCCGGCAAGGGGGTTTTCAGCTGGGCGGTGAGTTCAATTTTGATACCGAGCTCTTTGACCCCGCTCGTATTGAAATGTGGTACGCGGATGAAGCGTTCGGCGCCCGCGGGACCATCGGCATCCCGAGCGGCAGGATCAACGGCATCCGCAGCGCGGCGTTCACCATCGGCTATGAAAACGACACGATCACGGCGAGCGGCACGGCGCAATTCGCCGCACCAGGCATCCAGAATGCAGGCTTGAGTCTGACCTACTCCGAAGAAGAAGGACTGATGATCGGCGGCTCGCTTCAATTGGGCGAAGTTCCCGGCCTGCGGAGCGGCAGTCTTGAAGCTGAAGTTCAACGCAGGCCCGACGGCGGTTACAAAGTGAGCGCAACCGGAACGGCGCAACCCGCCATACCGGGCATCAACTCGCAGGTCAGACTCAGTTACGACGACGGTATTTTTGATGCCAACGTGACCGCCGCCTACAGTCGCGGCATGCTCAGCGGCGAATTGACCCTGGGCGCCACCAACCGCCCGGTGGACCCCGAGAGCAACCAGCCCACCGGTGATCCCGAACCCGCCAACGTCCGTGCTTACGGCGGCGGACAGGTGACGGTTCAGCTCACCCCGTGGCTGCAGGGGACGGTCGGCATCACATTGCTGCCCAATGCTGAAATCGAACTGCGCGGCGAGATTGCGCTGCCCAACACCGTCGATCTGTTTCCGCGTCGTTTGGTTGAGAAGAATATCTTCACCATCAATATCGACATTCCCATCGTGGGGGTGGCCGTGGCCGGGCAGCGCATCGGTATATTCGCGACCATCGGCGGCGGTGTCGATGTCAGCGCCGGCTTCGGTCCCGGCCAATTGCGGGAGCTGAGTCTCGGCATCACCTACAATCCCGACCATGAAGACCAGACGCACGTCACCGGACGCGGGCAATTGTATGTTCCGGCGGACGCCGGTCTGCGGCTGTTCGTGCGGGGAGGGATCGGCGCGGGCATTCCCGTCGTCAGCGCAACGGCGGGTCTGGAAGTCAGCGGTGAATTGGGGCTCCAGGGTGCCCTCGAAGCCAATGTCAACGTGGGCTGGATGCCCACCAGGGGTTTGGAAATCGACGCCAACGCCGGCATTTTCGTGGAACCCAGATTGCGTTTGAGTGTCGATGCCTACGTCGATGTTTCCGCGGATTTGTGGTTGACGACGATTGAATTGTACAACGAG